In Perca fluviatilis chromosome 11, GENO_Pfluv_1.0, whole genome shotgun sequence, the following proteins share a genomic window:
- the si:ch211-188c16.1 gene encoding FYN-binding protein 2 isoform X1 has translation MDEEGLRNFKALRAKFQEEALLAQSKTTRPAVAEKPKCFPRPGGHYSSVVSSINIPGENETPAVPRVIFREGLRTSGGKRPISFPPQPQPTSPSSQLTNGDGTARQSLKERHMPLVLPILPVKERKTEPSAKNEHKLEPGKEVLPQTKIKKKGLLLPFKSAKASKVKAENGEEPTYADLTTRPSSAPCALPSVEKQTTEGRALLQSDHSTAELPLSSPDIPTTPPSGETSADSDNKIISTLERARKKFSRRQMLFSAKPKNLHSPDYVSRDKAFPLPPQNIVEPELPIPPPVFLPHMAYLSARPFFKANHSTLKSALDKQFGRDNALPSVRTGKPPPPCALQKKPLPDLRLLGPLPPKPPRPPLVDLSCYHRYTVNEMSPGEPVAEHPFTSNPLLDAPEFPDFENSEMEIAESEAVDISALELEALDLVSTDLPLPDDCGAADVEDPQPDLAVCDPVEPLMSTRLQDLNLGNQNIIPLDPASFHEPINCSEFPEPAVCEQWSQGEEVSVDPLSSTHADETDLGETESHSAAQETDNGHHATLNDGIQPHSNVSQQDSYFESCNNVYEDVENINKFLGQNSWKRRGCLKNPYADNHPMKEEAVLNMWPRNPWGRASEHAHSAHNHVHSLKERQSPDSAYLKEQRKREKHRLEKQRKEQKEREKKENEMKKKFKVSGDEEPMYHAKVMVASKVRKNDLPVKSGDTVGIIRTTSCPKGKWLARDTNNKYGYISVMNVELNIKEMLELGKKAQAAGRGSNMEGDTISIGSRSSTQLVLTSSFTDDSEEWACEDDTLSPPIESHSFPHQTVSLPEMSCGYVSTQHTLSDANLEDLHTQTRHEALQKLAIFFQHTKDEFSDIPDSGGATPTNAEQSSFLFAVEEPPYPEQEADFTELELLPPPPLYADTF, from the exons GAGGGACTGAGAAACTTCAAAGCTCTGAGGGCCAAGTTTCAGGAAGAGGCCCTCCTGGCTCAATCGAAAACCACTCGACCAGCTGTTGCCGAGAAACCCAAATGCTTTCCACGTCCTGGAGGTCACTACAGCTCTGTGGTCAGTAGTATTAATATTCCTGGAGAAAACGAGACCCCAGCGGTTCCCCGGGTCATCTTCAGAGAGGGGCTGCGGACATCTGGAGGCAAGCGACCAATTTCCTTTCCACCACAACCTCAGCCGACCTCTCCCTCATCTCAGCTAACTAATGGAGACGGCACAGCAAGACAGTCCCTCAAAGAAAGACACATGCCTCTGGTGCTTCCAATCCTGCCTGTAAAAGAGCGAAAGACAGAACCCTCAGCCAAAAATGAGCACAAACTGGAGCCAGGCAAAGAAGTCCTGCCACAAACTAAAATCAAGAAGAAAGGTTTGCTGCTTCCTTTCAAGTCAGCCAAGGCATCAAAGGTCAAGGCAGAAAATGGAGAGGAGCCTACCTATGCTGATTTGACCACCAGACCTTCCAGTGCTCCCTGCGCATTGCCCTCTGTGGAAAAACAAACCACAGAAGGCAGGGCTTTGCTCCAAAGTGACCATTCAACCGCTGAGCTCCCCCTCTCCAGCCCTGATATCCCAACCACCCCTCCTTCTGGAGAGACAAGTGCTGACTCCGACAACAAAATCATTAGCACCTTGGAGAGGGCCAGGAAGAAGTTTTCACGCAGGCAGATGTTGTTCTCTGCCAAACCTAAGAACTTGCATTCCCCTGACTACGTCTCAAGAGACAAGGCGTTCCCTTTGCCGCCACAGAACATTGTTGAACCTGAGCTACCCATACCCCCACCAGTCTTTCTTCCACACATGGCTTATCTATCAGCCCGGCCTTTCTTCAAAGCCAACCACTCTACACTCA AGTCTGCGTTGGATAAGCAGTTTGGCAGAGATAACGCTCTTCCCTCTGTCAGGACTGGTAAACCTCCTCCACCCTGTGCTCTGCAAAAGAAGCCTTTACCTGACTTGAGGTTACTGGGTCCATTGCCACCAAAGCCCCCCAGACCTCCATTGGTAGATCTCAGCTGTTACCACCGATACACGGTTAACG AGATGTCACCAGGAGAGCCAGTTGCTGAGCACCCGTTCACCTCCAACCCTCTACTAGATGCTCCAGAGTTTCCAGACTTTGAGAATTCAGAGATGGAAATAGCCGAGAGTGAAGCTGTTGACATTAGTGCGCTAGAACTGGAGGCCTTAGACTTAGTCAGCACTGACCTTCCTCTGCCAGATGACTGCGGGGCCGCCGATGTTGAGGATCCCCAACCTGACTTAGCAGTGTGCGATCCTGTAGAGCCCCTTATGAGCACCAGACTCCAAGATCTGAACCTTGGCAATCAAAACATAATACCCCTCGATCCAGCCAGCTTCCATGAACCAATAAACTGTTCAGAGTTCCCAGAGCCTGCTGTATGTGAGCAGTGGTCTCAGGGTGAGGAGGTGAGTGTAGATCCTCTTTCTAGCACTCACGCTGATGAGACTGACCTGGGAGAGACTGAGTCTCACTCTGCTGCACAGGAAACCGACAATGGTCACCACGCAACATTGAATGATGGGATTCAACCACATTCCAA TGTATCTCAACAGGACAGTTACTTTGAGTCGTGCAATAATGTGTATGAGGATGTCGAGAACATCAACAAATTCTTGGGCCAGAACTCATGGAAACGAAGAGGTTGTCTGAAGA ATCCGTATGCTGACAACCACCCTATG AAGGAGGAGGCGGTTCTTAACATGTGGCCACGGAATCCGTG GGGCAGGGCATCAGAACACGCTCATTCGGCCCATAATCACGTCCACAG TCTGAAAGAACGCCAAAGCCCCGACAGTGCTTACCTTAAAGAACagaggaaaagggaaaagcATCGTCTGgagaagcagagaaaggagcaaaaagaaagggagaagaaggaaaatgaaatgaaaaagaaattcaAA GTGAGCGGGGATGAGGAGCCCATGTACCACGCCAAGGTGATGGTGGCTAGCAAGGTTCGCAAGAATGACCTGCCAGTGAAGAGCGGCGACACCGTCGGCATCATTCGCACCACCAGCTGCCCCAAAGGCAAATGGTTGGCCCGAGACACCAACAACAAGT ACGGCTATATTTCAGTGATGAATGTCGAACTAAATATCAAAGAGATGCTGGAACTTGGCAAGAAGGCCCAAGCAGCTGGACGCGGAAGCAACATGGAGGGGGATACCATCAGCATTGGGAGCAG atCTTCTACCCAGCTTGTACTAACAAGCAGTT TCACAGATGACAGTGAGGAGTGGGCATGTGAAGATGACACCCTCTCACCCCCCATTGAAAGCCA TAGCTTTCCCCATCAGACTGTTTCACTCCCTGAGATGT CATGTGGCTATGTCAGCACCCAGCACACTCTGAGCGATGCCAACCTGGAGGACCTACACACGCA GACCAGACACGAGGCCCTGCAGAAACTAGCCATCTTCTTCCAACACACCAAAGATGAATTTAGTGACATCCCTGATAGTGGAGGAGCAACCCCAACAAA TGCTGAGCAATCAA GCTTCTTGTTTGCTGTTGAGGAACCTCCATATCC TGAACAGGAGGCTGACTTCACAGAGCTGGAGCTCCTTCCTCCCCCGCCGCTATATGCTGACACCTTCTGA
- the si:ch211-188c16.1 gene encoding uncharacterized protein si:ch211-188c16.1 isoform X6, with translation MDEEGLRNFKALRAKFQEEALLAQSKTTRPAVAEKPKCFPRPGGHYSSVVSSINIPGENETPAVPRVIFREGLRTSGGKRPISFPPQPQPTSPSSQLTNGDGTARQSLKERHMPLVLPILPVKERKTEPSAKNEHKLEPGKEVLPQTKIKKKGLLLPFKSAKASKVKAENGEEPTYADLTTRPSSAPCALPSVEKQTTEGRALLQSDHSTAELPLSSPDIPTTPPSGETSADSDNKIISTLERARKKFSRRQMLFSAKPKNLHSPDYVSRDKAFPLPPQNIVEPELPIPPPVFLPHMAYLSARPFFKANHSTLKSALDKQFGRDNALPSVRTGKPPPPCALQKKPLPDLRLLGPLPPKPPRPPLVDLSCYHRYTVNEMSPGEPVAEHPFTSNPLLDAPEFPDFENSEMEIAESEAVDISALELEALDLVSTDLPLPDDCGAADVEDPQPDLAVCDPVEPLMSTRLQDLNLGNQNIIPLDPASFHEPINCSEFPEPAVCEQWSQGEEETDNGHHATLNDGIQPHSNVSQQDSYFESCNNVYEDVENINKFLGQNSWKRRGCLKNPYADNHPMKEEAVLNMWPRNPWGRASEHAHSAHNHVHSLKERQSPDSAYLKEQRKREKHRLEKQRKEQKEREKKENEMKKKFKVSGDEEPMYHAKVMVASKVRKNDLPVKSGDTVGIIRTTSCPKGKWLARDTNNKYGYISVMNVELNIKEMLELGKKAQAAGRGSNMEGDTISIGSRSSTQLVLTSSFTDDSEEWACEDDTLSPPIESHSFPHQTVSLPEMSCGYVSTQHTLSDANLEDLHTQTRHEALQKLAIFFQHTKDEFSDIPDSGGATPTNAEQSSFLFAVEEPPYPEQEADFTELELLPPPPLYADTF, from the exons GAGGGACTGAGAAACTTCAAAGCTCTGAGGGCCAAGTTTCAGGAAGAGGCCCTCCTGGCTCAATCGAAAACCACTCGACCAGCTGTTGCCGAGAAACCCAAATGCTTTCCACGTCCTGGAGGTCACTACAGCTCTGTGGTCAGTAGTATTAATATTCCTGGAGAAAACGAGACCCCAGCGGTTCCCCGGGTCATCTTCAGAGAGGGGCTGCGGACATCTGGAGGCAAGCGACCAATTTCCTTTCCACCACAACCTCAGCCGACCTCTCCCTCATCTCAGCTAACTAATGGAGACGGCACAGCAAGACAGTCCCTCAAAGAAAGACACATGCCTCTGGTGCTTCCAATCCTGCCTGTAAAAGAGCGAAAGACAGAACCCTCAGCCAAAAATGAGCACAAACTGGAGCCAGGCAAAGAAGTCCTGCCACAAACTAAAATCAAGAAGAAAGGTTTGCTGCTTCCTTTCAAGTCAGCCAAGGCATCAAAGGTCAAGGCAGAAAATGGAGAGGAGCCTACCTATGCTGATTTGACCACCAGACCTTCCAGTGCTCCCTGCGCATTGCCCTCTGTGGAAAAACAAACCACAGAAGGCAGGGCTTTGCTCCAAAGTGACCATTCAACCGCTGAGCTCCCCCTCTCCAGCCCTGATATCCCAACCACCCCTCCTTCTGGAGAGACAAGTGCTGACTCCGACAACAAAATCATTAGCACCTTGGAGAGGGCCAGGAAGAAGTTTTCACGCAGGCAGATGTTGTTCTCTGCCAAACCTAAGAACTTGCATTCCCCTGACTACGTCTCAAGAGACAAGGCGTTCCCTTTGCCGCCACAGAACATTGTTGAACCTGAGCTACCCATACCCCCACCAGTCTTTCTTCCACACATGGCTTATCTATCAGCCCGGCCTTTCTTCAAAGCCAACCACTCTACACTCA AGTCTGCGTTGGATAAGCAGTTTGGCAGAGATAACGCTCTTCCCTCTGTCAGGACTGGTAAACCTCCTCCACCCTGTGCTCTGCAAAAGAAGCCTTTACCTGACTTGAGGTTACTGGGTCCATTGCCACCAAAGCCCCCCAGACCTCCATTGGTAGATCTCAGCTGTTACCACCGATACACGGTTAACG AGATGTCACCAGGAGAGCCAGTTGCTGAGCACCCGTTCACCTCCAACCCTCTACTAGATGCTCCAGAGTTTCCAGACTTTGAGAATTCAGAGATGGAAATAGCCGAGAGTGAAGCTGTTGACATTAGTGCGCTAGAACTGGAGGCCTTAGACTTAGTCAGCACTGACCTTCCTCTGCCAGATGACTGCGGGGCCGCCGATGTTGAGGATCCCCAACCTGACTTAGCAGTGTGCGATCCTGTAGAGCCCCTTATGAGCACCAGACTCCAAGATCTGAACCTTGGCAATCAAAACATAATACCCCTCGATCCAGCCAGCTTCCATGAACCAATAAACTGTTCAGAGTTCCCAGAGCCTGCTGTATGTGAGCAGTGGTCTCAGGGTGAGGAG GAAACCGACAATGGTCACCACGCAACATTGAATGATGGGATTCAACCACATTCCAA TGTATCTCAACAGGACAGTTACTTTGAGTCGTGCAATAATGTGTATGAGGATGTCGAGAACATCAACAAATTCTTGGGCCAGAACTCATGGAAACGAAGAGGTTGTCTGAAGA ATCCGTATGCTGACAACCACCCTATG AAGGAGGAGGCGGTTCTTAACATGTGGCCACGGAATCCGTG GGGCAGGGCATCAGAACACGCTCATTCGGCCCATAATCACGTCCACAG TCTGAAAGAACGCCAAAGCCCCGACAGTGCTTACCTTAAAGAACagaggaaaagggaaaagcATCGTCTGgagaagcagagaaaggagcaaaaagaaagggagaagaaggaaaatgaaatgaaaaagaaattcaAA GTGAGCGGGGATGAGGAGCCCATGTACCACGCCAAGGTGATGGTGGCTAGCAAGGTTCGCAAGAATGACCTGCCAGTGAAGAGCGGCGACACCGTCGGCATCATTCGCACCACCAGCTGCCCCAAAGGCAAATGGTTGGCCCGAGACACCAACAACAAGT ACGGCTATATTTCAGTGATGAATGTCGAACTAAATATCAAAGAGATGCTGGAACTTGGCAAGAAGGCCCAAGCAGCTGGACGCGGAAGCAACATGGAGGGGGATACCATCAGCATTGGGAGCAG atCTTCTACCCAGCTTGTACTAACAAGCAGTT TCACAGATGACAGTGAGGAGTGGGCATGTGAAGATGACACCCTCTCACCCCCCATTGAAAGCCA TAGCTTTCCCCATCAGACTGTTTCACTCCCTGAGATGT CATGTGGCTATGTCAGCACCCAGCACACTCTGAGCGATGCCAACCTGGAGGACCTACACACGCA GACCAGACACGAGGCCCTGCAGAAACTAGCCATCTTCTTCCAACACACCAAAGATGAATTTAGTGACATCCCTGATAGTGGAGGAGCAACCCCAACAAA TGCTGAGCAATCAA GCTTCTTGTTTGCTGTTGAGGAACCTCCATATCC TGAACAGGAGGCTGACTTCACAGAGCTGGAGCTCCTTCCTCCCCCGCCGCTATATGCTGACACCTTCTGA
- the si:ch211-188c16.1 gene encoding uncharacterized protein si:ch211-188c16.1 isoform X8 produces the protein MDEEGLRNFKALRAKFQEEALLAQSKTTRPAVAEKPKCFPRPGGHYSSVVSSINIPGENETPAVPRVIFREGLRTSGGKRPISFPPQPQPTSPSSQLTNGDGTARQSLKERHMPLVLPILPVKERKTEPSAKNEHKLEPGKEVLPQTKIKKKGLLLPFKSAKASKVKAENGEEPTYADLTTRPSSAPCALPSVEKQTTEGRALLQSDHSTAELPLSSPDIPTTPPSGETSADSDNKIISTLERARKKFSRRQMLFSAKPKNLHSPDYVSRDKAFPLPPQNIVEPELPIPPPVFLPHMAYLSARPFFKANHSTLKSALDKQFGRDNALPSVRTGKPPPPCALQKKPLPDLRLLGPLPPKPPRPPLVDLSCYHRYTVNEMSPGEPVAEHPFTSNPLLDAPEFPDFENSEMEIAESEAVDISALELEALDLVSTDLPLPDDCGAADVEDPQPDLAVCDPVEPLMSTRLQDLNLGNQNIIPLDPASFHEPINCSEFPEPAVCEQWSQGEEETDNGHHATLNDGIQPHSNSVADICSPCLTSLSIIITDPYADNHPMKEEAVLNMWPRNPWGRASEHAHSAHNHVHSLKERQSPDSAYLKEQRKREKHRLEKQRKEQKEREKKENEMKKKFKVSGDEEPMYHAKVMVASKVRKNDLPVKSGDTVGIIRTTSCPKGKWLARDTNNKYGYISVMNVELNIKEMLELGKKAQAAGRGSNMEGDTISIGSRSSTQLVLTSSFTDDSEEWACEDDTLSPPIESHSFPHQTVSLPEMSCGYVSTQHTLSDANLEDLHTQTRHEALQKLAIFFQHTKDEFSDIPDSGGATPTNAEQSSFLFAVEEPPYPEQEADFTELELLPPPPLYADTF, from the exons GAGGGACTGAGAAACTTCAAAGCTCTGAGGGCCAAGTTTCAGGAAGAGGCCCTCCTGGCTCAATCGAAAACCACTCGACCAGCTGTTGCCGAGAAACCCAAATGCTTTCCACGTCCTGGAGGTCACTACAGCTCTGTGGTCAGTAGTATTAATATTCCTGGAGAAAACGAGACCCCAGCGGTTCCCCGGGTCATCTTCAGAGAGGGGCTGCGGACATCTGGAGGCAAGCGACCAATTTCCTTTCCACCACAACCTCAGCCGACCTCTCCCTCATCTCAGCTAACTAATGGAGACGGCACAGCAAGACAGTCCCTCAAAGAAAGACACATGCCTCTGGTGCTTCCAATCCTGCCTGTAAAAGAGCGAAAGACAGAACCCTCAGCCAAAAATGAGCACAAACTGGAGCCAGGCAAAGAAGTCCTGCCACAAACTAAAATCAAGAAGAAAGGTTTGCTGCTTCCTTTCAAGTCAGCCAAGGCATCAAAGGTCAAGGCAGAAAATGGAGAGGAGCCTACCTATGCTGATTTGACCACCAGACCTTCCAGTGCTCCCTGCGCATTGCCCTCTGTGGAAAAACAAACCACAGAAGGCAGGGCTTTGCTCCAAAGTGACCATTCAACCGCTGAGCTCCCCCTCTCCAGCCCTGATATCCCAACCACCCCTCCTTCTGGAGAGACAAGTGCTGACTCCGACAACAAAATCATTAGCACCTTGGAGAGGGCCAGGAAGAAGTTTTCACGCAGGCAGATGTTGTTCTCTGCCAAACCTAAGAACTTGCATTCCCCTGACTACGTCTCAAGAGACAAGGCGTTCCCTTTGCCGCCACAGAACATTGTTGAACCTGAGCTACCCATACCCCCACCAGTCTTTCTTCCACACATGGCTTATCTATCAGCCCGGCCTTTCTTCAAAGCCAACCACTCTACACTCA AGTCTGCGTTGGATAAGCAGTTTGGCAGAGATAACGCTCTTCCCTCTGTCAGGACTGGTAAACCTCCTCCACCCTGTGCTCTGCAAAAGAAGCCTTTACCTGACTTGAGGTTACTGGGTCCATTGCCACCAAAGCCCCCCAGACCTCCATTGGTAGATCTCAGCTGTTACCACCGATACACGGTTAACG AGATGTCACCAGGAGAGCCAGTTGCTGAGCACCCGTTCACCTCCAACCCTCTACTAGATGCTCCAGAGTTTCCAGACTTTGAGAATTCAGAGATGGAAATAGCCGAGAGTGAAGCTGTTGACATTAGTGCGCTAGAACTGGAGGCCTTAGACTTAGTCAGCACTGACCTTCCTCTGCCAGATGACTGCGGGGCCGCCGATGTTGAGGATCCCCAACCTGACTTAGCAGTGTGCGATCCTGTAGAGCCCCTTATGAGCACCAGACTCCAAGATCTGAACCTTGGCAATCAAAACATAATACCCCTCGATCCAGCCAGCTTCCATGAACCAATAAACTGTTCAGAGTTCCCAGAGCCTGCTGTATGTGAGCAGTGGTCTCAGGGTGAGGAG GAAACCGACAATGGTCACCACGCAACATTGAATGATGGGATTCAACCACATTCCAA CTCTGTTGCAGACATTTGTTCTCCCTGTTTAACTTCGTTGTCAATAATTATTACAGATCCGTATGCTGACAACCACCCTATG AAGGAGGAGGCGGTTCTTAACATGTGGCCACGGAATCCGTG GGGCAGGGCATCAGAACACGCTCATTCGGCCCATAATCACGTCCACAG TCTGAAAGAACGCCAAAGCCCCGACAGTGCTTACCTTAAAGAACagaggaaaagggaaaagcATCGTCTGgagaagcagagaaaggagcaaaaagaaagggagaagaaggaaaatgaaatgaaaaagaaattcaAA GTGAGCGGGGATGAGGAGCCCATGTACCACGCCAAGGTGATGGTGGCTAGCAAGGTTCGCAAGAATGACCTGCCAGTGAAGAGCGGCGACACCGTCGGCATCATTCGCACCACCAGCTGCCCCAAAGGCAAATGGTTGGCCCGAGACACCAACAACAAGT ACGGCTATATTTCAGTGATGAATGTCGAACTAAATATCAAAGAGATGCTGGAACTTGGCAAGAAGGCCCAAGCAGCTGGACGCGGAAGCAACATGGAGGGGGATACCATCAGCATTGGGAGCAG atCTTCTACCCAGCTTGTACTAACAAGCAGTT TCACAGATGACAGTGAGGAGTGGGCATGTGAAGATGACACCCTCTCACCCCCCATTGAAAGCCA TAGCTTTCCCCATCAGACTGTTTCACTCCCTGAGATGT CATGTGGCTATGTCAGCACCCAGCACACTCTGAGCGATGCCAACCTGGAGGACCTACACACGCA GACCAGACACGAGGCCCTGCAGAAACTAGCCATCTTCTTCCAACACACCAAAGATGAATTTAGTGACATCCCTGATAGTGGAGGAGCAACCCCAACAAA TGCTGAGCAATCAA GCTTCTTGTTTGCTGTTGAGGAACCTCCATATCC TGAACAGGAGGCTGACTTCACAGAGCTGGAGCTCCTTCCTCCCCCGCCGCTATATGCTGACACCTTCTGA
- the si:ch211-188c16.1 gene encoding FYN-binding protein 2 isoform X5, giving the protein MDEEGLRNFKALRAKFQEEALLAQSKTTRPAVAEKPKCFPRPGGHYSSVVSSINIPGENETPAVPRVIFREGLRTSGGKRPISFPPQPQPTSPSSQLTNGDGTARQSLKERHMPLVLPILPVKERKTEPSAKNEHKLEPGKEVLPQTKIKKKGLLLPFKSAKASKVKAENGEEPTYADLTTRPSSAPCALPSVEKQTTEGRALLQSDHSTAELPLSSPDIPTTPPSGETSADSDNKIISTLERARKKFSRRQMLFSAKPKNLHSPDYVSRDKAFPLPPQNIVEPELPIPPPVFLPHMAYLSARPFFKANHSTLKSALDKQFGRDNALPSVRTGKPPPPCALQKKPLPDLRLLGPLPPKPPRPPLVDLSCYHRYTVNEMSPGEPVAEHPFTSNPLLDAPEFPDFENSEMEIAESEAVDISALELEALDLVSTDLPLPDDCGAADVEDPQPDLAVCDPVEPLMSTRLQDLNLGNQNIIPLDPASFHEPINCSEFPEPAVCEQWSQGEEVSVDPLSSTHADETDLGETESHSAAQETDNGHHATLNDGIQPHSNSVADICSPCLTSLSIIITDPYADNHPMKEEAVLNMWPRNPWGRASEHAHSAHNHVHSLKERQSPDSAYLKEQRKREKHRLEKQRKEQKEREKKENEMKKKFKVSGDEEPMYHAKVMVASKVRKNDLPVKSGDTVGIIRTTSCPKGKWLARDTNNKYGYISVMNVELNIKEMLELGKKAQAAGRGSNMEGDTISIGSRSSTQLVLTSSFTDDSEEWACEDDTLSPPIESHSFPHQTVSLPEMSCGYVSTQHTLSDANLEDLHTQTRHEALQKLAIFFQHTKDEFSDIPDSGGATPTNAEQSSFLFAVEEPPYPEQEADFTELELLPPPPLYADTF; this is encoded by the exons GAGGGACTGAGAAACTTCAAAGCTCTGAGGGCCAAGTTTCAGGAAGAGGCCCTCCTGGCTCAATCGAAAACCACTCGACCAGCTGTTGCCGAGAAACCCAAATGCTTTCCACGTCCTGGAGGTCACTACAGCTCTGTGGTCAGTAGTATTAATATTCCTGGAGAAAACGAGACCCCAGCGGTTCCCCGGGTCATCTTCAGAGAGGGGCTGCGGACATCTGGAGGCAAGCGACCAATTTCCTTTCCACCACAACCTCAGCCGACCTCTCCCTCATCTCAGCTAACTAATGGAGACGGCACAGCAAGACAGTCCCTCAAAGAAAGACACATGCCTCTGGTGCTTCCAATCCTGCCTGTAAAAGAGCGAAAGACAGAACCCTCAGCCAAAAATGAGCACAAACTGGAGCCAGGCAAAGAAGTCCTGCCACAAACTAAAATCAAGAAGAAAGGTTTGCTGCTTCCTTTCAAGTCAGCCAAGGCATCAAAGGTCAAGGCAGAAAATGGAGAGGAGCCTACCTATGCTGATTTGACCACCAGACCTTCCAGTGCTCCCTGCGCATTGCCCTCTGTGGAAAAACAAACCACAGAAGGCAGGGCTTTGCTCCAAAGTGACCATTCAACCGCTGAGCTCCCCCTCTCCAGCCCTGATATCCCAACCACCCCTCCTTCTGGAGAGACAAGTGCTGACTCCGACAACAAAATCATTAGCACCTTGGAGAGGGCCAGGAAGAAGTTTTCACGCAGGCAGATGTTGTTCTCTGCCAAACCTAAGAACTTGCATTCCCCTGACTACGTCTCAAGAGACAAGGCGTTCCCTTTGCCGCCACAGAACATTGTTGAACCTGAGCTACCCATACCCCCACCAGTCTTTCTTCCACACATGGCTTATCTATCAGCCCGGCCTTTCTTCAAAGCCAACCACTCTACACTCA AGTCTGCGTTGGATAAGCAGTTTGGCAGAGATAACGCTCTTCCCTCTGTCAGGACTGGTAAACCTCCTCCACCCTGTGCTCTGCAAAAGAAGCCTTTACCTGACTTGAGGTTACTGGGTCCATTGCCACCAAAGCCCCCCAGACCTCCATTGGTAGATCTCAGCTGTTACCACCGATACACGGTTAACG AGATGTCACCAGGAGAGCCAGTTGCTGAGCACCCGTTCACCTCCAACCCTCTACTAGATGCTCCAGAGTTTCCAGACTTTGAGAATTCAGAGATGGAAATAGCCGAGAGTGAAGCTGTTGACATTAGTGCGCTAGAACTGGAGGCCTTAGACTTAGTCAGCACTGACCTTCCTCTGCCAGATGACTGCGGGGCCGCCGATGTTGAGGATCCCCAACCTGACTTAGCAGTGTGCGATCCTGTAGAGCCCCTTATGAGCACCAGACTCCAAGATCTGAACCTTGGCAATCAAAACATAATACCCCTCGATCCAGCCAGCTTCCATGAACCAATAAACTGTTCAGAGTTCCCAGAGCCTGCTGTATGTGAGCAGTGGTCTCAGGGTGAGGAGGTGAGTGTAGATCCTCTTTCTAGCACTCACGCTGATGAGACTGACCTGGGAGAGACTGAGTCTCACTCTGCTGCACAGGAAACCGACAATGGTCACCACGCAACATTGAATGATGGGATTCAACCACATTCCAA CTCTGTTGCAGACATTTGTTCTCCCTGTTTAACTTCGTTGTCAATAATTATTACAGATCCGTATGCTGACAACCACCCTATG AAGGAGGAGGCGGTTCTTAACATGTGGCCACGGAATCCGTG GGGCAGGGCATCAGAACACGCTCATTCGGCCCATAATCACGTCCACAG TCTGAAAGAACGCCAAAGCCCCGACAGTGCTTACCTTAAAGAACagaggaaaagggaaaagcATCGTCTGgagaagcagagaaaggagcaaaaagaaagggagaagaaggaaaatgaaatgaaaaagaaattcaAA GTGAGCGGGGATGAGGAGCCCATGTACCACGCCAAGGTGATGGTGGCTAGCAAGGTTCGCAAGAATGACCTGCCAGTGAAGAGCGGCGACACCGTCGGCATCATTCGCACCACCAGCTGCCCCAAAGGCAAATGGTTGGCCCGAGACACCAACAACAAGT ACGGCTATATTTCAGTGATGAATGTCGAACTAAATATCAAAGAGATGCTGGAACTTGGCAAGAAGGCCCAAGCAGCTGGACGCGGAAGCAACATGGAGGGGGATACCATCAGCATTGGGAGCAG atCTTCTACCCAGCTTGTACTAACAAGCAGTT TCACAGATGACAGTGAGGAGTGGGCATGTGAAGATGACACCCTCTCACCCCCCATTGAAAGCCA TAGCTTTCCCCATCAGACTGTTTCACTCCCTGAGATGT CATGTGGCTATGTCAGCACCCAGCACACTCTGAGCGATGCCAACCTGGAGGACCTACACACGCA GACCAGACACGAGGCCCTGCAGAAACTAGCCATCTTCTTCCAACACACCAAAGATGAATTTAGTGACATCCCTGATAGTGGAGGAGCAACCCCAACAAA TGCTGAGCAATCAA GCTTCTTGTTTGCTGTTGAGGAACCTCCATATCC TGAACAGGAGGCTGACTTCACAGAGCTGGAGCTCCTTCCTCCCCCGCCGCTATATGCTGACACCTTCTGA